In Lactuca sativa cultivar Salinas chromosome 5, Lsat_Salinas_v11, whole genome shotgun sequence, the DNA window aactaatgatcaaacgaccttcaaacggacatccgatcccaccagaccacatctcaacgaagaaaaggaaatagggcgaacaagccttcctaagtcctttaaacattatttatgtatatctatacaagcacagacatacatttaACAAATAGGAACATTTAACGAAGTTTaagtgtttaacgaagtagaagtgtttcacaaagtataagtgttaacaagtaggagcgtatcgtgaagtataagcgtatcgtgaagtagaagcgtatcgtgaagtataagcatatcgtgaagtagaaggGTTTCTCGAAGTAAAAGTGTCAATAAAGTATAAGCGTTTatgaagtagtagcattaatCAAGTAGGAGCGGTTCGTGAAGTGGAAGCGGTAATAAAGTAGGAACGTTTATGAAGTAGTAGTATTtctcgaagtagaagcgtttaacaagtataagcgtatcatgaagtaaaagcattaacaaagtagaagcatttaactaagtatgAGTATTAAATATGTAGaagtataacgaagcagtagtatctaacaagtaggagtataaaaacatggaagaaaaccttgatgaaaactttggaaaacttttaTACTTAataaaatcacaacttggtattcttttgtaaaataagtttgaaaacctttagaaatcctttgggaacctttcataaacaagttataaatgaaactttgataaacagtataagtaaagatttgaacaagtaaagacattTTAGAAAAACATTTACAGTATCAGATTttgtaaaacagttaacagtgtaataaatctttgtgcatgcgggttatcaatcatatgtgattgatatgataactgacatgtttaacttgtatcccccccataaaacatgtaaaaacatttaaaaaggttaattcaggggtatgaactcacctgatgtaagtggatctaacgaaggtgtcggttgggtgcttggtgtcaagtaaagacttgaacacacttagtgacctattaacatatgataacatatgtttacatacaattagtaaatatattactaattaaacaagtacacacatcctaaagtgcggaaaacactttggttaagtgctaggggtgtcccgggtaacatttaagggtgtgtatggctcggataaggagtttactctcctaaaactcactttatgtgagttcacggttgggaggccacatcccccatgagtttacggccgtaaactcatggaggagTGTTTTTGATATCTTTCAAGTCTCATATGGATTTAGAAGTGGTTCTAGGGAATTTTACAAGGCCAAAGGGGTGTCTAAGGGTCCAAGAGCCTACTcccttggagttcacggcccaaaggccactccttgggagtttacggccgtaagccccatggcttaggccgtgaactcttgtgCACCCTCCAATCTTTGATTTTAAGGTCCTTGTTTCAACCTCAACaatttctagtgaaggtataggGCCATTTAGGGGACTTAAACTCtcatttgacatggtttgggggagtttacggtctaagcatatgcttgggccgtaaactctagtttgcccctcaaatgatgatgtttaattgttccaaactcgAAATGGAAATCCCCTAAGTCATACCTCAAGCTTAAACATGATTTGGAAGTGTTTTTGGGCATTTTTGCAtggttagagggtgtttacggcctaagcatgtgcttgggccgtaaaccctcttttataccCTAAAAATTATTGTTTTGAGGCTTAAACACTCCTAGGTAAATTCCACAAATAGCATCTAAGCTCGAAAGAAGGAAAATCAggacatttggcaccattttaggtgtttacggcctaaggaggttcttaggccgtaaactccctttttccAACTTTCATGAgtgatttttgggttaaaacacaATTCAATGATGTCTAGAACAAGTTAGGATAAGAggacttacgttttggaggcagAAATTTGCGGTTTTGGAGTCGAAGACGAGTTAGAgaaagagtagagagagagagtggagctTGAGTGGTAAAAGAGTTCTAGGAAGTGTTCCACCTTCCTTATATAGGTCTCAGGTGTTgcacccggtatacgactacccgatgctaaagcttaacgaggtttaaactttttacccgggttaaaTGGTCGTATTAATATAACTTTATTCCATTAAATGGAATGAAATTTACGAGTTATATTTATTTTGCTATGATAATAATcacatgaaatataaataaataaataactatttatttatttgacgaccccaaattaacggaacttttataaaatggaatattccggtAACGGAAACAGGGTAatataacggaataaactttgggttgtcacacttctAAACTCAACAAAGCAAACCACCACTCTCATTCTCTTTGTATCTCTTTTAACTGACATCATCATCCTTTGAGGACCATCACCTCATCGGTGTCCATGAAAAAAACCCTTAAAAATGGAAGAATCTGACCTAGAGTCCTTATACTTGATCTCAAAAGGACCCttaaaaatcatatatatttgtttacTTGATCTCAAATTAGTTTTATAAGTTTACTCACCTTTTAATGATATCTATTTGTAGAGAAATAATATGATGgtatatttacatttgtttttaTTATGATAAATATGTAAAAGTAAAAATAGAATGATTTAAAAGGTGAGCGTGTAAGAAGATCCAAACATGATATGAAGGGCCACCTTCATTTGTCCAATTACGAACCTACCTTAAATCACGGATCCCTACTGTTTTAATATACATTTTGGGTACCATATcatatgtattaaactattaataAAATGTTTCGAAATTTGTATATGAATCATTAGGTTGGACATTTAATTTAATGGCAATCGgtgaaaagttatatatatagttaaaccttttataaaagaaacgtaattgttttttttatgtatataagATGAAATGATGTGTTTTTCAGTGTTCATTGAGTTGTTATGAACTATGACTATCGGTAACTACAAAAAATTATGTTAAAACCTACAATCTAACCTTTTATTGATTTTACATAAaagatataatatatatatatatatatatatatatatatatatatatatatatatatatatatatatatatatatatatacctttttgTCATATATTACAACTTTcaataaactatatatatatatatatatatatatatatatatatatatatatatatatatatatatatatatatatatacctttttgTCATATATTACAACTTTCAATAAACTTGTAAAGTTACATGTATTTCTCTATATCACTATATATACTTAATGTAATATATACTTAatgaatttaataaattaagtatttaATATGATGATTACGTATGTTTGATTCTTTTCATAATAACTTAATAGGTCAACCTTGATATATTAagtagtgttgtaaaactcgccgagttggtcgaaTAATCGGCCGAGTACTTCCTATTCGAGTATTCGGTTCTTTACCGAGACGGGTTACAAATCTGAGTACTCCCTCGATCGGCCCCTTACTGAAGCAAGAAGTATTGTATAACTCGGCCAACTcgatgattaatatgtataatatatttaatgatttattatttaatacacacacatgtgattattactacatatatatcttacatTTTCAGTAAGTATTCACGAAATGAGAccattgtgtgtgtgtttttttagtttttgtgtattcaaaTGCATatagttttgttatatatttcaatcaacttatggttttaacttatgattttgacctatataatttccttaaaatatttctatatgaatttACGAATTCAAGTACTCCCCGAATGTTCGCTACTCGGTAGCCGGCCAACAGGTATCGAATAATGAGTTCTAAAACCATGATAGACACTATTACACTAATATGTTTATCTATTTATCATTTTTATATCTCTCTGTCATCTCATTTTAATTGATGAGTATTTTCAAATTAGTTACATTATGAAAATTGTTCTATGGAAGGTAAGGATATATAATTGTCATTCAGAacgatttatttaatttaaaaaggaAACATAACTTTTGTATACAACATTTTTACTAGATAGACACCATTATATATTAACCATTTTTTCCATATAAATTGGAAGAAAAACATCCCCTTAATCTTGtaatcataataataaacaaatattttcttattttccaACACTACAACATTTAAAGTTTCTATAAAACTTCTATAAAATTTATATGATTTTCTTATAAATATTTAAGAAATTCTCAATCGGGGAAATCACATACTTCAGTATTCAAATCTTGTAGTCAATCATATCACAGCTTTTGAAGATTCCATAGGCAAAACCAATAATGGAGATGGTAGTGACTAGTGAGTTCATTGACCATTGGTCCATTGTGCATAATAATACATACACCATATACATAATAATGTAatatttatttgatatattagAACATGCTTTAATAAAAGTAAGACTAAATTATAGAAATTCTCCTTGTGGTTTGATCAAATTTTAGTTTTGATTTTTAAGTTTAAAATTTGATAGTTTACATCTTATAGTTTTTGAATATTGTCTGCAGCTCCATATAAAAAAACcaaattatcttttttttttctttaatcttttgcttttaacaatttattatataatatatatatatatatatatatatatatatatatatatatatatattatagattttatttataaaattattttatttttttaaatcaattatctaagttatataaaatcacattattatttatttatctttcttTTGATGATataaaaatcttttaatatttttaacgTTTTATTGAATATATTATTTGATattgtttttttaacattttgtttgtttacattatataattatttttttacattttgttCGAATAAACACATTAAAATAATAACCCGGATATTTTTAACGTTTTATTTGAATATATTATTTGATGTTGTTTTTTTAACGTTTTGTTCATTTACATTATATAATGatgttttttatgttttgtttgaataaacaaattaaaataataaatcgGATAACTATAAATCATCAAATACAATtatttaatgttatttttatgtgttttttatttacatcattcatttatatgttagtgTTTGATCTTTTATTCGTAATGAACAAAAcgtcaaaaaaaatttaataatatattcaaataaacatcaaaaatattaaaagatttttaaaccacaaaaacaaagataaataaataaaacgaaaaataaataataataataataataataataatatgatttaataaaatttagataattgattttaaaaaaataataataattttacgaATAATCTATATTAATGCTattaaaataaagataaaatgacaattatatatatatatatatatatatatatatatatatatatatatatatatatatatatatatatatatagttaaaagaaaaaagaaagagagggtaatttggtcttttaTATGGAACAAGGACTTACAGTACAATATTCACAAACCGCATGGATGTAACCTATCAAATTTTAAACTTAACCACCAAAACTACGAATTCGATCAATCTATAGGTGTCATTTCTATAATTTAGTCTAAAAGAAATCTTGTCTCGacatgtttgttttattagtactaaccttttttttttaagttgtacATTATTTTTGTTTATGAATGTGGAGGGAAATTACAATTTTAACCCATATTTCTTTTTTTCATACAATTTACATCAGTAATGTATCTTACATAGTTACATGTTCCATTTTCATCTATTTTGTGTGAATTCTAGCACATTGTGAAACACAATCTTTTTCAATTTAACAACATTTACCATAACTTAAGTGTCAGAAACTTGTTTTTATTTCTAAGAAAAAAATACCCAACATAAATGACAGATTACAATCTTGTCAAATTCCCATTCTAAACAAAAATCAGATACATAAGACACAATCCAAAATATAAATTTTACAACTCCATTACAACAAGTTTGTAATTATTTCAAAAGATTTGCTCAATACAAGCAAAAAACCATGAACATCAAGAATCCAACAACAACCTCAAATCAAAATCATCATTGGATCACACTCGGGTCTACATTCGCCTTCTTTTGAAACACTTTCAAAAACTCAAATTTGTCCAACGTCTTCGCATTTTCCTCAGCATGAACTTGTGCCAGGCTGGCATAATTAGACGCCGATTGGGAGATAAACGCTATCTCTTCATCTTTAAGCTTCCTCAGAAACTTAGCAGGATTACCTCCCCATACCTGACATGACATGACATAACAGATCAgtacaaacaaaacaaaaacaaaacaggttgtactgtgtttggtgtaaatgaagagagagaaaaaaaccTCGCCAGCTGGAATCCTAGTACCCTGTCTTACTAGGGCACCCGCAGCAACCATGCCATGTTTTTCAACAACTACACCATCAAGGAGAGTAGCTTTCATACCAAtaaatgcttcatcttcaacagtGCATCCATGTAAAACAGCACTATGACCTATAAACAATAAAAAGCAATTTACTTTCATTTAAAAATGCAATGTTCTAAtacgaaaaaaaataaataaatgaataatataaaaaataaatgaaagtagattgctatttgtTAACTCACCAACAGTAACATTGTCTCCAATGACAGTAGGAAGCACCTTTCCAGGTAAGTTAGATTTTGCAACATGCACAAGTGAGTGATCTTGAATATTAGTCCCAGATCCAATACTGATGGAGTTAACATCACCTATGCACAAAAGATTGTAAGCAAACTTCAGAGATTATTATCTAGAATTACAATAAAAATGGCATATTGTATAATAGTTACAACAGTATTACCTCTCAGAACACAACCATACCAAATAGATGATCCTGCTCCCACTTGAACATCCCCGATGATGGAAGCACTTGGGGCTACAAATGCATCTTTATCGACTGTAGGAGCTTTGTCGTATACATTCATAAGAGACCGATGCCTGGACACTGTGTAAAAATGTTAAGAATAAGAAGTCTTCAATGGTTTACGAGAAAAAACCAATTTGGGGATGAAATGGGTAAACGAAAATTGATCCTTTGAAAAATG includes these proteins:
- the LOC111881987 gene encoding gamma carbonic anhydrase 1, mitochondrial, with amino-acid sequence MGTLGRAAYTVGFWIRETGQAMDRLGSRLQGNNYFKEQLSRHRSLMNVYDKAPTVDKDAFVAPSASIIGDVQVGAGSSIWYGCVLRGDVNSISIGSGTNIQDHSLVHVAKSNLPGKVLPTVIGDNVTVGHSAVLHGCTVEDEAFIGMKATLLDGVVVEKHGMVAAGALVRQGTRIPAGEVWGGNPAKFLRKLKDEEIAFISQSASNYASLAQVHAEENAKTLDKFEFLKVFQKKANVDPSVIQ